Proteins encoded by one window of Polaribacter haliotis:
- the ggt gene encoding gamma-glutamyltransferase yields MKTRNIFITFLFLSLLIISCKTSEKKEKIIGKISEKAMVVSARMEASKIGSDILQKGGNAYDAMVATHLALAVVYPVAGNIGGGGFMIYRNTDGTKGALDFREKAPIIAHKDMYLDAEGNVIENKSVLGAHAVGIPGSVAGLFEVHEKFGSLPFKDLIQPAINLARNGITITKKQQSDLENAKERFDKVNNYKSVFNEDWQEGDVLKQEELAQTLERIRDFGKDGFYKGKTADLLVNYVTELGGIITHEDLEKYQAIWRKPISFNYKDYTINTMTLPSSGGICLAQILKTIEPFDVSKLEHNSTEYVQLLTEAERRSYADRANYLGDIDFVKVPIDSLTDQNYINKRMSSFSWDKATPSSEISHGKILGYESNETTHYSIVDQFGNAVSVTTTLNTGYGSKVVVKGAGFILNNEMDDFSSKPGVPNVYGLVGSKANAIAPEKRMLSSMTPTIVEQNGKLKMVLGTPGGSTIITSVLQNILNVTEFNMGMQESVDKPRFHHQWLPDVIRMEPNGFNAQTISKLETLGYEILERNSLIIGRVDAILVLPNGKLEAGADKRGDDSAVGF; encoded by the coding sequence ATGAAAACAAGAAACATCTTTATAACATTCCTATTCCTTTCTTTATTAATAATTTCCTGTAAAACATCAGAAAAGAAAGAGAAAATTATCGGTAAAATATCCGAAAAAGCAATGGTTGTTTCTGCAAGAATGGAAGCATCTAAAATTGGTTCAGATATTTTACAAAAAGGCGGAAATGCTTATGATGCAATGGTTGCAACGCATTTAGCTTTGGCTGTTGTGTATCCTGTTGCAGGAAATATTGGTGGTGGTGGTTTTATGATTTACAGAAATACTGATGGCACAAAAGGCGCTTTAGACTTTAGAGAAAAAGCACCAATTATTGCTCATAAAGACATGTATTTAGATGCTGAGGGAAACGTAATTGAAAATAAAAGTGTTTTAGGAGCACATGCAGTTGGCATTCCAGGTTCAGTTGCTGGATTGTTTGAGGTTCACGAAAAATTCGGAAGTTTACCTTTTAAAGATTTAATTCAGCCTGCAATTAATTTAGCAAGAAACGGAATAACAATCACCAAAAAGCAACAAAGCGATTTAGAAAATGCGAAAGAAAGATTCGATAAAGTCAACAATTATAAAAGTGTTTTTAATGAAGATTGGCAAGAAGGAGACGTTTTAAAACAAGAAGAATTAGCACAAACTTTAGAGCGCATTCGAGATTTTGGTAAAGACGGATTCTACAAAGGCAAAACCGCAGATTTATTGGTAAACTACGTTACAGAATTAGGTGGAATTATCACTCACGAAGATTTAGAAAAATACCAAGCAATTTGGCGCAAACCAATTTCATTCAACTATAAAGATTATACAATAAACACCATGACTTTGCCTTCAAGTGGAGGCATTTGTTTGGCACAAATTTTAAAAACTATCGAACCATTTGATGTTTCAAAACTTGAACATAATTCCACAGAATACGTTCAATTATTAACAGAAGCAGAAAGAAGATCTTATGCAGATAGAGCCAATTATTTAGGCGATATCGATTTTGTAAAAGTCCCTATTGACAGTTTAACAGACCAAAATTACATCAATAAAAGAATGAGTTCTTTTTCTTGGGACAAAGCAACACCTTCATCAGAAATTTCTCACGGAAAAATTTTGGGTTATGAAAGCAACGAAACCACGCATTATTCGATTGTAGATCAATTTGGAAACGCAGTTTCTGTAACTACAACATTAAATACTGGTTATGGCTCTAAAGTGGTTGTAAAAGGCGCAGGTTTTATTTTAAACAACGAAATGGACGATTTTTCCAGCAAACCTGGTGTGCCAAATGTTTATGGTTTGGTCGGTTCTAAAGCCAATGCAATTGCTCCAGAAAAACGAATGTTAAGTTCTATGACGCCTACTATTGTTGAGCAAAATGGAAAATTGAAAATGGTTTTAGGAACTCCTGGAGGCTCCACAATTATTACTTCTGTGCTACAAAACATCTTAAATGTTACCGAATTTAATATGGGAATGCAAGAATCTGTAGATAAACCGAGATTTCATCACCAATGGTTGCCAGACGTTATTCGAATGGAACCAAATGGATTTAACGCACAAACGATAAGCAAACTCGAAACTTTGGGTTATGAAATTTTGGAGAGAAATTCTTTAATTATTGGTAGAGTCGATGCTATTTTGGTTTTACCAAACGGAAAATTAGAAGCTGGCGCAGACAAACGTGGAGACGATTCCGCAGTTGGATTTTAG
- the dnaN gene encoding DNA polymerase III subunit beta, with translation MKFIVSSSQLLKQLQVLGGVINSNNTLPILDNFLFELSENQLKVSASDLETTMSSVVDVESDSEGSIAVSARLLLDTLKTFPDQPLTFKTEGDNTIEISSDQGKYDMAYFGGDEFPKAVSLPSPSQTVVPAHILGTAISKTIFAAGNDDLRPVMSGVFFQFSSQSLTFVATDAHKLVKYSRTDVTADQTAEFIMPKKPLNLLKGILGGSDSDVTIEYNDANAKFTFDNVVLVCRLIDGKYPNYEAVIPKENPNKLTVDRASFLNSVRRVSIFSSKTTHQIRLKMAGTELNISAEDLDFANKADERLSCDYQGDDMQIGFNSRFLSEMLNNLSSNEVLIEMSLPNRAGILTPIDGTDEGEKITMLVMPVMLNN, from the coding sequence ATGAAATTTATTGTATCGAGTTCGCAATTACTAAAACAATTACAGGTTTTAGGTGGCGTTATAAATAGTAATAATACATTACCAATTTTAGACAACTTTTTGTTTGAATTGTCTGAAAATCAACTAAAAGTTTCTGCATCAGATTTAGAAACTACAATGAGTTCTGTTGTAGATGTAGAAAGTGATAGCGAAGGTTCTATTGCTGTTTCTGCACGTTTATTGTTAGATACTTTAAAGACGTTTCCAGACCAACCTTTAACATTTAAAACGGAAGGAGACAATACAATTGAAATTAGCTCTGACCAAGGAAAATACGATATGGCATATTTTGGTGGTGATGAATTCCCAAAAGCGGTTTCTTTACCATCTCCAAGCCAAACAGTTGTTCCTGCACATATTTTAGGAACTGCAATTTCGAAAACTATTTTTGCTGCTGGAAACGACGATTTACGTCCAGTTATGAGTGGAGTTTTCTTTCAGTTTAGTTCTCAAAGTTTAACGTTTGTGGCTACTGATGCTCATAAATTGGTTAAATATTCCAGAACAGATGTTACTGCAGATCAAACAGCAGAATTTATTATGCCAAAGAAACCTTTAAATTTATTAAAAGGAATTTTAGGTGGTTCTGATAGCGATGTAACTATTGAATATAATGATGCAAATGCAAAATTCACTTTTGACAATGTGGTTTTAGTTTGTCGTTTAATTGATGGGAAATATCCAAATTACGAAGCGGTTATTCCAAAGGAAAATCCGAATAAATTAACAGTAGATAGAGCTTCTTTTTTAAATTCTGTAAGACGTGTTTCTATTTTCTCAAGTAAAACTACACACCAAATTCGTTTGAAAATGGCTGGAACTGAACTAAATATTTCTGCGGAAGATTTAGATTTTGCCAACAAAGCTGACGAGCGTTTAAGTTGCGATTATCAAGGTGATGACATGCAAATTGGTTTCAACTCTCGTTTTTTAAGCGAAATGTTAAACAACTTAAGTTCAAACGAAGTTTTAATTGAAATGTCGCTACCAAACAGAGCAGGAATTTTAACTCCAATTGATGGAACAGACGAAGGTGAAAAAATTACAATGTTAGTTATGCCAGTAATGTTGAATAACTAA
- a CDS encoding PLP-dependent aminotransferase family protein produces the protein MFPNKTILKIDRKSKQALYLQLSNTFIELIKSRKLLPETKLPSSRALAENLNVHRKTVVACYEELLLQGWVESIAKKGTFVNANLPELNVQDFKFDNQGKGTNTTGFSFYKNEELARKYPKMKDGFMYLNDGISDARLTPTEDIARIYRRICSRKHIYKEMSYGSLFGNEKLRKTLANYLNKTRGLSVSYENILITRGSQMGIYLSSKLLLKKYDFIVIGETNYTSADSTFLQSEANLARVSVDENGLKIQEIEEICKKKSIKAVYVTSHHHHPTTVTLSAERRIHLLNLAQKYSFAIIEDDYDYDFNYNHSPILPLASHDANGNVIYIGSVCKTVAPVFRVGYLIASKEFVNEASNQRRFIDRQGDALLELTFEEFIKNGDLDRHVKKVMKVYKTRRDLFCRLLEDKFKDVFHFEIPKGGMAVWLTLNKKYSWKTIAEIAQKHKLEIGEWQRYDASNSGHNSIRMGFATYNEEEIYELINRLSKTMNEVK, from the coding sequence ATGTTTCCAAATAAAACGATTTTAAAAATAGATAGAAAAAGCAAACAAGCATTGTATTTGCAATTATCAAACACATTTATAGAGCTGATTAAAAGCAGAAAATTATTACCGGAAACAAAATTACCAAGTAGCAGAGCTTTAGCTGAAAATTTAAATGTACACAGAAAAACTGTGGTAGCTTGCTATGAAGAGTTATTATTACAAGGTTGGGTAGAAAGTATAGCCAAAAAAGGAACTTTTGTAAATGCCAATTTACCAGAATTAAATGTACAAGATTTTAAGTTTGATAATCAGGGAAAAGGAACAAATACAACTGGTTTTAGTTTTTATAAAAATGAAGAATTGGCAAGAAAATATCCAAAAATGAAGGATGGTTTTATGTATTTGAATGATGGAATTTCTGATGCAAGATTAACACCAACAGAAGACATAGCAAGAATTTACAGAAGAATTTGTAGTAGAAAACACATTTATAAAGAAATGTCTTACGGTTCTTTATTTGGAAACGAAAAACTGCGAAAAACCTTGGCCAATTACTTGAATAAAACACGAGGTTTATCTGTTTCCTATGAAAATATTTTAATAACCAGAGGAAGTCAAATGGGAATATATTTGTCTTCTAAATTATTGTTGAAAAAGTATGACTTCATTGTAATTGGTGAAACAAATTATACATCTGCAGATTCCACATTTTTACAAAGTGAAGCAAATTTAGCAAGAGTATCTGTGGATGAAAATGGTTTAAAGATTCAAGAAATTGAAGAAATTTGTAAAAAGAAATCCATAAAAGCTGTTTATGTTACTTCTCATCATCATCATCCAACAACTGTAACTTTGTCTGCGGAAAGAAGAATTCACTTATTGAATTTAGCCCAAAAATATAGTTTTGCAATTATTGAAGATGATTACGATTACGATTTTAATTACAATCATTCGCCAATTTTACCTTTGGCAAGTCACGATGCAAATGGAAACGTAATTTATATTGGTTCTGTTTGTAAAACAGTAGCACCAGTTTTTAGAGTTGGTTATTTAATTGCGTCAAAAGAGTTTGTAAATGAAGCATCAAATCAACGAAGGTTTATAGACAGACAAGGAGATGCATTATTAGAATTAACTTTTGAAGAGTTTATTAAAAACGGCGATCTAGACAGACATGTTAAAAAAGTAATGAAGGTTTATAAAACGAGAAGAGATTTGTTTTGCAGGCTTTTAGAAGATAAATTTAAAGATGTTTTTCATTTTGAAATTCCAAAAGGAGGAATGGCTGTTTGGTTGACTTTAAACAAAAAGTATTCTTGGAAAACGATTGCTGAAATCGCTCAAAAACACAAATTAGAAATAGGAGAGTGGCAACGTTATGACGCTTCAAATTCTGGGCACAATTCCATAAGAATGGGTTTTGCTACTTATAACGAAGAAGAAATTTATGAATTGATAAATAGACTTTCGAAAACTATGAATGAAGTTAAATGA
- a CDS encoding PIG-L family deacetylase, with protein MKRILPILSVFLLISTTIFAQKPAKLTSNQIYEKVQKLNFLGTALYIAAHPDDENTRLIAYLANNVKARTGYLSLTRGDGGQNLIGPEIRELLGVIRTQELLAARRVDGGEQLFTRANDFGYSKHPDETLEIWNKNEVLSDVVWAIRTFKPDVIINRFDHRTPGTTHGHHTSSAILSVEAFDKVGDKTQFPEQLKYTETWQPKRLFHNTSSWFYRDKEKFEEIAKDFTKFDIGVYYPLKGLSNNELASMASSQHLCQGFGRLTTRGEQTEYAEFLKGDKPKDKNDIFSGINTTWNRLENGGEIGDILYEVEEKFDFVNPSKHLPMLLEAYQKIQKLQDNHWRKIKEKQILDIIEACAGLYLEVSAESSSTSFNSTINLDFEVLNRSEAKISLDAIEIFPSNNGEGVIGRNINLTNNRKINFKESISIGKVNYTSPYWLNDKATLGMYNVENQNLIGKAETPRLVKVDFILSINNQKIFIRKEVVRRYAERDKGEIYEPFEILPKVTTKLKDKVIIFSDDIPQKVLVEVRAGENNVSGKVHLKVPTNWYVSPKEINFTIQQKNDKQTVEFLVNPPKNQSEGKLEVIATSNGKNFTKELVEINYNHIPKQSVLLNSEAKIVRLNIEKVGNNIGYIKGAGDTVPDNLRQIGYTVEEINPLEINAENLQKYDAIVLGIRAYNVVKELKFKQKYLLAYVKNGGNMIVQYNTNRGVDVAPPFPLQLSRDRVTDEFAEIRILDKNNSLLNFPNKITPKDFKGWVQERGLYFPSSWDANYTPILSMNDKGETPKNGSLLIAKYGKGNYIYTGLSFFRELPAGVSGAYKLFANMLSVGKGK; from the coding sequence ATGAAGAGAATTCTACCAATATTATCAGTTTTTTTGCTGATTTCTACTACAATATTTGCACAAAAGCCAGCCAAATTAACGTCAAATCAGATTTACGAGAAAGTTCAAAAACTAAACTTTTTAGGAACTGCTTTATACATTGCTGCACATCCAGATGATGAAAATACACGTTTAATTGCTTATTTAGCTAACAATGTAAAAGCAAGAACTGGTTATTTGTCTTTAACAAGAGGAGATGGAGGTCAGAATTTAATTGGTCCCGAAATTAGAGAATTGTTAGGCGTAATTAGAACGCAAGAATTATTAGCAGCAAGAAGAGTTGATGGAGGTGAACAATTATTTACAAGAGCGAATGATTTTGGATATTCTAAACATCCAGATGAAACTTTAGAAATTTGGAATAAAAATGAAGTTTTAAGCGATGTTGTTTGGGCGATTCGAACATTTAAGCCAGATGTAATTATCAACAGATTTGATCACAGAACTCCAGGAACAACTCATGGACATCATACAAGTTCTGCAATTTTAAGTGTAGAAGCTTTCGATAAAGTTGGCGATAAAACACAATTTCCAGAGCAACTAAAATATACAGAAACTTGGCAACCAAAAAGATTGTTTCACAACACTTCTTCATGGTTTTACAGAGATAAAGAGAAATTTGAAGAAATTGCAAAAGATTTTACAAAATTCGATATTGGTGTCTATTATCCACTAAAAGGTTTGTCTAATAACGAATTAGCATCCATGGCAAGTAGCCAACATTTGTGCCAAGGTTTTGGAAGATTAACAACAAGAGGAGAACAAACAGAATATGCAGAGTTCTTAAAAGGTGACAAACCAAAGGATAAAAACGATATTTTTTCAGGAATAAATACCACTTGGAATCGTTTAGAAAATGGTGGGGAAATTGGCGATATTTTATATGAAGTTGAAGAAAAATTCGATTTTGTAAATCCGTCTAAACATTTGCCAATGTTGTTGGAGGCGTATCAGAAAATACAGAAATTACAAGACAATCATTGGAGAAAAATTAAAGAAAAGCAGATTTTAGATATTATTGAAGCTTGTGCAGGATTGTATTTAGAAGTTTCTGCAGAAAGCAGTTCTACAAGTTTTAATTCCACAATTAATTTAGATTTTGAAGTTTTAAATAGAAGTGAAGCAAAAATTAGTTTAGACGCTATTGAAATTTTCCCAAGTAATAATGGTGAAGGAGTTATCGGTAGAAATATTAATTTAACTAATAATAGGAAAATTAATTTTAAAGAATCAATTTCGATTGGAAAAGTAAATTATACATCACCATATTGGCTGAATGATAAAGCTACATTAGGAATGTATAATGTTGAAAATCAAAATTTAATAGGAAAAGCTGAAACACCAAGGTTGGTTAAAGTTGATTTTATTTTGAGTATTAATAATCAAAAAATTTTTATAAGAAAAGAGGTTGTTAGAAGATATGCTGAAAGAGACAAAGGAGAAATTTACGAGCCTTTTGAAATTCTGCCAAAAGTAACTACAAAACTAAAAGATAAAGTCATTATTTTTTCTGATGATATTCCACAAAAGGTGTTGGTGGAAGTGAGGGCAGGAGAAAATAATGTTTCAGGAAAAGTACATTTAAAAGTTCCAACCAATTGGTATGTTTCACCGAAAGAAATCAATTTTACAATTCAACAAAAGAACGACAAACAAACAGTTGAATTTTTAGTAAATCCGCCTAAAAATCAATCTGAAGGAAAATTGGAAGTAATTGCAACTTCGAATGGAAAGAATTTTACAAAGGAATTGGTGGAAATCAATTACAATCACATTCCAAAACAATCTGTTTTATTAAATTCTGAAGCAAAAATTGTTCGCTTAAATATTGAAAAAGTTGGGAATAATATTGGATATATAAAAGGAGCAGGAGATACTGTACCAGATAATTTACGTCAGATTGGGTATACTGTTGAAGAAATAAATCCATTAGAAATAAATGCTGAAAATTTACAAAAATATGATGCCATTGTTTTAGGAATTAGAGCTTACAATGTGGTAAAAGAATTAAAATTTAAGCAGAAATATTTGTTAGCATACGTTAAAAATGGCGGAAATATGATTGTGCAATACAATACAAACAGAGGAGTTGATGTAGCACCACCATTTCCATTACAATTATCCAGAGATAGAGTTACAGACGAATTTGCAGAAATAAGAATTTTAGATAAAAACAATTCTTTATTGAACTTTCCTAATAAAATTACACCAAAAGATTTTAAAGGTTGGGTACAAGAAAGAGGTTTGTATTTTCCAAGTTCTTGGGATGCAAATTATACACCAATTTTATCGATGAATGATAAAGGAGAAACCCCAAAAAACGGAAGTTTATTAATAGCAAAATACGGGAAAGGAAATTACATTTATACAGGTTTAAGTTTCTTTAGAGAATTACCTGCTGGAGTTTCTGGTGCGTATAAATTGTTTGCGAATATGTTGTCTGTGGGGAAAGGGAAATAG
- a CDS encoding RluA family pseudouridine synthase: MKLSETHIAKKLEKPIRFQEYGVGIFKTIPTKSAIKKAIKKELIFIDGVLATTSKFISGGEKIELFESEKSSTFERLKLDIEVLFEDDFLAIIYKPAGILVSGNKFVTIANGLAQNLQKSNQQDAVKPQPIHRLDYPTSGLLLIGKTSSAILELGNLFKNKEISKTYFAITIGLMNSEGVINSPINEKESITKYTVLQTVKSERFEFLNLVKLNPKTGRKHQLRKHLLTIGNPILGDREHYLEGKVLNGKGLYLHASTLEFVHPFTKEIVLISKELPKKFTKIFKPVIPA, translated from the coding sequence ATGAAATTATCAGAAACTCATATTGCCAAAAAATTAGAGAAACCTATTCGTTTTCAAGAATATGGTGTTGGCATTTTTAAAACAATTCCAACAAAATCTGCCATTAAAAAAGCCATCAAAAAAGAGCTTATTTTTATTGATGGAGTTTTAGCAACAACATCAAAATTTATTTCTGGAGGAGAAAAAATAGAATTGTTCGAATCAGAAAAATCTTCTACTTTCGAAAGACTAAAATTAGATATTGAAGTTTTATTTGAAGACGATTTTTTAGCAATTATTTACAAACCTGCAGGAATATTAGTTAGTGGAAATAAGTTTGTAACCATTGCAAATGGATTGGCACAAAACTTACAAAAAAGTAATCAGCAAGATGCTGTAAAGCCACAACCAATTCACAGATTAGATTACCCAACAAGCGGACTTTTATTAATCGGAAAAACAAGTTCTGCAATTCTCGAATTAGGAAATCTGTTTAAAAATAAAGAAATTAGTAAAACCTATTTCGCAATTACAATTGGGTTAATGAATTCCGAAGGAGTTATCAATTCTCCAATTAACGAAAAAGAATCAATTACAAAATACACTGTCTTACAAACCGTAAAATCGGAACGTTTTGAGTTTTTAAACCTGGTTAAATTAAACCCGAAAACAGGAAGAAAACATCAATTAAGAAAACATTTATTAACTATTGGAAATCCTATTTTAGGAGATAGAGAACATTATTTAGAAGGAAAAGTTTTAAACGGAAAAGGGTTGTATTTACATGCTTCAACATTAGAATTTGTGCATCCTTTTACAAAAGAGATAGTTTTAATTTCTAAAGAATTGCCCAAAAAGTTCACAAAGATTTTCAAGCCTGTCATTCCTGCGTAG
- a CDS encoding ACP phosphodiesterase, whose amino-acid sequence MIGNFIADHIRGNNYTNFSKEIQQGIFLHREIDTFTDAHEIVRKSKRRLHARYRHYDGVIIDIFYDYFLAKNWADYSAIPLNVFTDSVNKLFLEKSPELPLKSQNFIKYMIEYNILYNYQFEEGIEKVLNGMNNRTKGKSQMNLAIEDLRELEDELQEDFTLFFKDLIEFSNQKFKELTVISNET is encoded by the coding sequence ATGATTGGCAATTTTATTGCAGACCATATTAGAGGAAATAATTACACAAATTTTTCAAAAGAAATTCAGCAAGGAATATTCTTGCACAGAGAGATAGACACATTTACAGATGCGCATGAAATTGTAAGAAAAAGTAAACGAAGATTACACGCACGTTACAGACATTATGATGGTGTAATTATCGATATTTTTTACGATTATTTTTTAGCTAAAAATTGGGCAGATTATTCTGCAATTCCATTGAATGTATTTACAGATTCAGTTAATAAATTATTTTTAGAAAAATCTCCTGAATTACCTCTAAAATCTCAAAATTTCATCAAATATATGATAGAATATAACATTCTTTACAATTATCAATTTGAAGAAGGAATTGAAAAGGTTTTAAACGGAATGAACAACAGAACCAAAGGCAAATCTCAAATGAATTTAGCTATTGAAGATTTACGAGAATTAGAAGATGAATTGCAAGAAGATTTTACACTCTTTTTTAAAGATTTAATTGAATTTTCTAATCAGAAATTCAAAGAATTAACTGTCATTTCGAACGAAACGTAG
- a CDS encoding DinB family protein, with translation MKKGTLKITEYNEYFARYINKVSNNTKLIPGFKEDKKMVIDFFSSIPKEKLEYRYQPEKWTIKEMLQHIVDTERIFMYRLLRIARKDTTALAGYEQDDYVDPSEANQKSLEELINEFTITRLYSINLINSISDENLKNLGTASGSTISARACAFILLGHSIWHIEVIKERYL, from the coding sequence ATGAAAAAAGGGACCTTAAAAATAACAGAATACAACGAATACTTTGCCCGTTATATTAATAAAGTTTCTAACAACACAAAATTAATTCCTGGTTTTAAAGAAGATAAAAAAATGGTTATTGATTTCTTTTCATCAATCCCAAAAGAGAAATTAGAATATCGATATCAACCTGAAAAATGGACAATTAAAGAAATGTTACAACATATTGTAGATACTGAACGCATTTTTATGTATCGTTTATTGCGAATTGCAAGAAAAGATACAACTGCTTTGGCTGGTTATGAGCAAGATGACTATGTTGATCCTTCTGAAGCAAACCAAAAATCTTTGGAAGAATTAATAAACGAGTTTACAATTACACGCTTGTATTCCATCAATTTAATAAATAGTATTTCTGATGAAAATTTAAAGAATTTAGGAACAGCAAGTGGTTCAACAATTTCTGCAAGAGCTTGTGCTTTTATCCTTTTAGGACACAGTATTTGGCATATAGAAGTTATTAAAGAAAGATATTTATAA
- a CDS encoding sodium:solute symporter: protein MEIESKLATVDWIVLSITLLFIVAYGTYVTRKSKNVTDYIKGGSDSKWWTIGLSVMATQASAITFLSTPGQAFHSGMGFVQFYFGLPIAMIIICVVFIPIYHKLKVYTAYEFLEGRFDLKTRSLAAILFLIQRGLAAGITIFAPAIILSAVLGWDLLTLNIIIGFLVIIYTVSGGTKAVNVTQKQQMIIIFCGMVIAFYMIMSQLPADITFTKALKIAGASGKMEVLDFSFDLSNRYTVWTGILGGTFLMLSYFGTDQSQVQRYLSGKSVRESQLGLIFNGLLKVPMQFFILLIGVMVFVFYQFNPSPLNFNPGANEEVIKSKYANEYQQLQDEHIKIENAKKIIFADGFQPEEKQQILDLNTRDLDLKAKSKVIIDKIDEENTLDKIESNDKDYVFIHFILNNLPRGLIGLLLAVILSAAMSSTASELNALASTTAMDLYKRNVKGEKSDEHFVKASKWFTLAWGIIAISVACIANLFDNLIQLVNIIGSIFYGNVLGIFLLAFFIKFVKGNAVFIAALITQAIIIAVYFLDWLPYLWLNLLGCALVMGIAIVIQSFLPKEPKLKLSEV, encoded by the coding sequence ATGGAAATAGAAAGTAAATTAGCCACAGTAGATTGGATTGTACTCTCGATAACGCTTTTATTTATAGTTGCTTATGGGACGTATGTAACGCGAAAAAGTAAAAACGTAACTGACTATATAAAAGGCGGAAGTGACTCCAAATGGTGGACAATCGGATTGTCAGTTATGGCAACACAGGCGAGTGCAATTACGTTTTTGTCGACACCAGGACAAGCGTTTCATAGTGGAATGGGATTTGTGCAATTCTACTTCGGTTTGCCAATTGCCATGATTATAATTTGCGTGGTTTTTATACCTATTTATCACAAATTGAAGGTTTACACAGCCTACGAATTTTTAGAAGGAAGATTCGATTTAAAAACAAGAAGTTTGGCAGCGATTTTGTTTTTAATTCAGCGTGGTTTGGCAGCAGGAATTACCATTTTTGCGCCTGCAATTATTTTAAGCGCAGTTTTAGGTTGGGATTTATTAACGCTGAATATTATTATTGGTTTTTTGGTGATTATTTACACAGTTTCTGGAGGAACAAAAGCAGTAAATGTTACGCAGAAACAACAAATGATTATCATTTTTTGTGGAATGGTAATCGCTTTTTATATGATTATGAGTCAACTTCCTGCTGATATTACGTTTACAAAAGCATTGAAAATCGCAGGTGCAAGCGGAAAAATGGAAGTGTTAGATTTCTCTTTCGATTTGAGTAATCGTTACACAGTTTGGACAGGGATTTTAGGTGGAACCTTTTTAATGTTGTCTTATTTTGGGACAGACCAAAGTCAGGTACAGCGTTATTTGTCAGGGAAATCTGTTCGTGAAAGTCAGTTGGGTTTAATTTTTAACGGACTTTTAAAAGTGCCAATGCAATTCTTTATTTTGCTGATTGGTGTAATGGTTTTTGTGTTTTATCAATTTAATCCTTCGCCTTTAAATTTTAATCCTGGCGCAAATGAAGAAGTTATAAAATCTAAATATGCGAATGAATATCAGCAATTACAAGACGAACATATTAAAATTGAAAACGCTAAAAAAATAATTTTTGCTGATGGTTTTCAGCCAGAAGAAAAACAACAAATTTTAGATTTAAACACTAGAGATTTGGATTTAAAAGCAAAATCGAAAGTAATTATCGATAAAATTGACGAAGAAAATACGCTTGATAAAATAGAGTCGAATGACAAAGATTATGTGTTTATCCATTTTATTTTAAACAACTTGCCAAGAGGTTTGATTGGGCTTTTACTAGCCGTGATTTTGTCTGCAGCAATGTCTTCAACAGCATCTGAATTAAATGCGTTGGCGAGCACAACTGCAATGGATTTATACAAGCGAAATGTAAAAGGAGAAAAGAGCGATGAACATTTTGTAAAAGCATCTAAATGGTTCACTTTAGCTTGGGGAATTATTGCCATTTCTGTGGCTTGTATTGCCAATTTGTTTGATAATTTAATTCAGCTTGTAAATATTATTGGTTCTATTTTTTATGGAAATGTACTAGGAATTTTCTTACTCGCATTTTTTATAAAATTTGTAAAAGGAAATGCTGTTTTTATTGCAGCTTTAATTACACAAGCAATTATTATTGCTGTGTACTTTTTAGATTGGTTGCCATATTTATGGTTGAATTTATTAGGTTGTGCGTTGGTAATGGGAATTGCGATTGTAATTCAATCTTTTTTACCAAAAGAGCCAAAATTAAAATTGAGTGAAGTTTAA
- a CDS encoding VOC family protein has translation MKTNIQPFHLAIPVQDLEKCRTFYRDILNCEEGRSTEDWVDFNFFGHQLVIHVKEDFKPQRISNSVDGHNVPVPHFGVVLTWEDWNSLADRLKEANTKFEIEPCIRFKGKVGEQATMFFMDPENNALEFKAFKDIGQLFAK, from the coding sequence GTGAAAACAAACATACAACCATTCCATCTTGCAATTCCTGTCCAAGATTTAGAAAAATGTAGAACTTTTTACAGAGATATTCTAAACTGCGAAGAAGGTCGTTCAACAGAAGATTGGGTAGATTTTAATTTCTTTGGGCATCAATTGGTAATTCACGTAAAAGAAGACTTTAAACCGCAAAGAATTTCAAATTCAGTTGACGGACATAATGTTCCTGTTCCGCATTTTGGTGTTGTTTTAACTTGGGAAGATTGGAACTCTTTAGCTGATAGATTAAAAGAAGCCAACACAAAATTTGAAATAGAACCTTGCATTCGCTTCAAAGGAAAAGTGGGAGAACAAGCGACTATGTTTTTCATGGATCCAGAAAATAATGCGTTGGAATTTAAGGCGTTTAAAGATATTGGGCAATTATTTGCGAAATGA